The following are from one region of the Carnobacterium gallinarum DSM 4847 genome:
- a CDS encoding helix-turn-helix domain-containing protein encodes MNSLGDKIRLKRLEKSLSQEELAFGICTQGSISNLENNARMPSLSILLQVGQRLNMDLTELMNYIIDIETPSNRLFTQLQILRSQFKNEEAYDFVRNQIIVSNLKTDYELKRYYYYYAITDLTWTKNFSDIHYNFHLALDIKLEKTLDFLDILITNGIGLAYYMESEKVKALTYFERSLEQLDDFFLTTHSSSNMDTIEICKIYYTTAKFYSDIKEYQKALDLCLSGINLQQERHLNYDLDRLYYEKAFNLFKIGNHAEAKINYSYAHTLAAINQNDILLTVIEQDRTDFQLKN; translated from the coding sequence ATGAATTCTTTAGGAGATAAAATACGATTAAAACGTTTAGAAAAAAGTTTAAGTCAAGAAGAGCTAGCATTTGGAATTTGTACTCAAGGAAGCATTAGTAATCTAGAAAACAATGCTCGCATGCCTAGTTTAAGTATCTTATTACAGGTTGGTCAACGATTAAATATGGACTTAACAGAACTTATGAACTATATAATAGATATAGAAACACCTAGCAATCGATTATTTACACAACTGCAGATTTTGCGAAGTCAATTTAAAAATGAAGAAGCTTATGATTTTGTCCGAAACCAGATAATCGTTAGTAATTTAAAAACAGATTATGAACTTAAACGCTACTATTATTATTACGCAATAACCGACTTGACTTGGACTAAAAACTTTTCAGATATTCACTATAATTTTCACTTAGCATTGGACATTAAATTAGAAAAAACGCTTGATTTTTTAGATATTTTAATAACGAATGGAATCGGATTGGCCTATTATATGGAATCAGAAAAAGTGAAGGCACTCACTTATTTTGAAAGATCACTTGAACAGCTGGATGATTTTTTCCTGACTACTCATTCAAGCTCAAATATGGATACAATTGAAATTTGTAAGATTTATTATACAACCGCTAAATTTTATTCAGACATTAAAGAATACCAAAAAGCATTAGATCTGTGCCTATCGGGAATTAATTTGCAACAAGAACGACACTTAAATTACGACTTGGATAGACTCTATTATGAAAAAGCCTTTAATTTGTTTAAAATCGGAAATCATGCAGAAGCCAAAATAAATTATTCTTACGCTCATACATTAGCAGCGATCAATCAAAATGACATTTTGTTAACAGTGATTGAGCAAGATAGAACGGATTTCCAACTTAAGAATTAA
- a CDS encoding putative mucin/carbohydrate-binding domain-containing protein — protein sequence MKKGIFYLVVMCMCLSVGVMHVQAQTPDTLLKEVTSIPKPTWIFNSGMSKGMYHDRQDLGFILKENTVLSVRQVNPNFKENLTVRLLGNDSKTEKSVSVGLNWTQISSTEPLIPFVDTPYGSASPKLEYKIESSIPQKPLPIYQYKTSEDDFFNAWDQFDGDYALVKGNDFQLLIPKRDKEMVRNLNNFASLDELIDYYNDIFAYYNQMAGFDDSSVENQNGQNRYFLKADLNGPGGAYYGPNWTANSYATIDMWLTKNHWGTLHEIAHGYQTGFDGMGMYTGEVSNNLFGAQYQYEKYGKEADQTGWLFEYGNKENVENDLYKKMIVNQGTYDSANLREKLILLTMLKQKAGNDAFTKMYQGYRKLANQPDFDKADYLLPDLLNKYYSETSRQDFTPALKKWGLTIDESQSAKNRFAGYPAVASLADLVPESQLSRARELLDDSILINSNFEMVQNQDIASLNLSGNLTLQLKSNDIQDLKGIKITLKDGTKEVASQIIDGEQISFKDIPNGIYSLKFSGGKMSDYVPDNFYVYVKENENETTIALNEIKISNLANQTIQFLGLGDKLFGTFSTNLNNQEALFSINDTSPHSYFSGKLYSQLVVYKDTGLVTYEKSVEGTNAVVSNDQLSLSEGDYIKIYHAESDDRLLSSDNIIDINQRSNHWIMTKWGLQNQTLQNDPQQDLIKKIDSKGTSLLEEEEKTPIPYEESTDKKQLLSAIKLLDEPYKTQFMNKFSSLFK from the coding sequence ATGAAAAAAGGTATATTTTATTTAGTTGTTATGTGTATGTGTTTAAGTGTTGGGGTAATGCATGTACAAGCCCAGACTCCAGATACCCTATTAAAAGAAGTAACTAGCATACCAAAACCTACATGGATTTTTAATTCTGGTATGAGTAAAGGAATGTATCATGATCGTCAAGATTTAGGTTTTATATTAAAAGAAAATACTGTTTTATCGGTAAGGCAGGTCAATCCAAATTTTAAAGAAAATTTGACTGTCCGATTGTTAGGCAATGACTCTAAAACTGAAAAAAGTGTAAGTGTTGGACTTAATTGGACTCAGATTAGTAGTACGGAGCCCTTGATTCCATTTGTTGATACTCCTTATGGAAGTGCTTCGCCCAAATTAGAGTATAAAATAGAAAGTTCAATACCTCAAAAACCTTTACCTATATATCAATATAAAACGAGCGAAGATGATTTTTTTAACGCTTGGGATCAATTTGATGGTGATTATGCTTTAGTTAAAGGAAATGACTTCCAACTATTAATTCCCAAAAGAGATAAAGAAATGGTACGAAATTTAAATAATTTTGCTTCTTTAGATGAGCTTATTGACTATTACAATGACATATTTGCATATTATAATCAGATGGCTGGATTTGATGATTCTTCAGTGGAAAATCAAAATGGCCAAAATCGCTATTTTTTAAAAGCAGATCTTAATGGTCCTGGGGGAGCTTACTATGGACCAAACTGGACAGCCAATAGTTATGCTACCATAGACATGTGGCTAACCAAAAACCATTGGGGTACTTTACATGAAATTGCACATGGATATCAAACCGGATTTGACGGTATGGGAATGTATACAGGAGAAGTTTCAAATAATTTATTTGGAGCTCAGTATCAATACGAAAAATATGGAAAAGAAGCAGATCAAACAGGCTGGTTATTTGAGTATGGAAATAAAGAAAATGTAGAAAATGATTTATATAAAAAAATGATTGTCAATCAAGGAACGTATGATTCAGCCAATTTACGAGAAAAACTTATTTTACTGACAATGTTGAAACAAAAAGCAGGCAATGATGCGTTCACAAAAATGTATCAAGGATACCGTAAATTAGCGAACCAACCTGATTTTGATAAAGCGGATTATTTATTACCTGATTTACTAAATAAATATTATAGCGAAACGAGCAGACAAGATTTTACCCCAGCCTTAAAAAAATGGGGATTAACTATTGATGAAAGCCAATCTGCAAAAAATCGTTTTGCGGGCTACCCTGCAGTGGCTTCACTAGCTGACCTTGTTCCTGAAAGTCAACTAAGTCGTGCTCGTGAGTTATTGGACGATTCTATTCTAATTAATTCAAATTTTGAAATGGTACAAAATCAGGATATAGCAAGTCTTAACTTGAGTGGAAATCTAACGCTTCAATTAAAATCTAACGATATTCAGGATTTAAAGGGAATCAAAATTACCCTGAAAGATGGAACTAAGGAAGTGGCTTCACAAATAATTGATGGAGAACAAATTAGTTTTAAAGATATTCCAAATGGAATTTATAGCTTGAAATTCTCAGGTGGGAAAATGTCAGATTATGTTCCTGATAATTTTTATGTTTATGTAAAAGAGAATGAAAATGAAACAACAATTGCATTGAATGAAATTAAAATAAGCAACCTAGCAAATCAGACAATCCAATTTTTAGGATTAGGAGATAAACTATTCGGAACATTTTCTACAAATTTAAATAATCAAGAAGCTTTATTTTCTATAAATGATACTAGTCCGCATAGTTATTTTAGTGGGAAACTCTATTCACAACTAGTTGTATATAAGGATACTGGGCTTGTAACATATGAAAAATCAGTAGAAGGAACCAATGCAGTAGTTAGTAATGATCAACTTTCTCTAAGTGAAGGAGATTATATAAAAATTTATCATGCAGAATCAGATGATAGACTTCTTTCATCAGACAATATTATAGATATAAATCAAAGATCGAACCATTGGATAATGACAAAATGGGGATTACAAAATCAAACATTGCAAAATGATCCACAGCAAGATCTTATAAAAAAAATTGATTCA